TTATCCCATGAAATAATATTACCGGGACCTAATTGAGTGAAATTTGTAAATCGCAAACCATATGAAAAAATCAGCTTTGAAGTTAGTTTCTGTATATTTGATATATATACTGCACTTTCCACAGAATATTTATTATCGATAAAGAAATCGCTTACATTTTCTGAATTTGATTCCAAATCACCGGGCATAAAAGTATGATGAATTATATTCGCTCCAAATTTTAAGGTGTTACTGTCGTTTAAAAAATAATCGAATTCCTGTACAAAGTTCAGATCTCTGATTCGGGAAGATATTTCCAAATCAGCATCGCCACTAATTTCTATCTGATAATTATAATCACTGTAAATCAAGGATGTATTTGAGAATAATTTATTGGAATAAATATGATTCCACCTTAAAGTAGCTGTCGAATTCCCCCAGTCGAAACCAAACAGATCAGAATATCCGAGTACATCCCGGCCAAAATACCCTGATACGAAAACCCTGTCTTTGTCGGATATCCTATAGTTGGCCTTTAGATTTAAATCGTAAAAATATAATCTGGTATTTCGTTGTGATTCCTTATCAGAGAATTTTAGAAAAAAATCTGCATAAGTTCTGCGGGCCGAAGCAATAAAAGAGCCTTTTTCCTTAACTAAGGGCCCTTCAGCTGTAAATTTGGAAGAAATGAGACCTATTCCACCATCAAACTTGTATTCATTACTATTTCCGTCCTTCATTCTAACATCCATAACAGATGCCAGTCTTCCACCATATTCAGCGGGCATTGCACCTTTATACAACTTCACATCTTTTATGGCACTGGAATTAAATACCGAAAAGAAGCCCATCAGGTGTGAAGCATTGTACACAGGTGCTCCGTCGAGTAAAATTAAATTCTGGTCGGACGAACCTCCCCGTACATAAAACCCCGCATTACCATCGCCTGCGGGTTTTATTCCAGGAAGCAATTGCAGCGTTTTCATTATATCCTTTTCACCAAAAAGAACAGGAACTACCTCAATATCTCTAACCGAAAGTTTAGACACTCCAACATTTGTCGACATTATATTTTCATCCTGCCTTTCGGAACTGACTATTACTTCTGATAAAGTTCTGCTGTCTAATTCGAGATTCAAATTAAACTTTACATCTCTGTTAAGTTCGATTGTTTTAACAACAGTTTTATAACCCAAATAAGAAAACATAAAATTATATGTTCCCTCTTTCAGACTAATTGAATAAAAACCATAGCTGTTAGTTGACACACCCGATCGGGGCAATTCTTTAACAGAAATATTTACTCCTATTAAATCCTCTCCTGTAGATTTATCCCTAACAACACCATTTAAAGTATATGTATTGCTTTGAGCATTTAATGTCAACACATTAATGACTGTCAACACTATGATTAAAGAAACATATCGCATCTTTTATTATAAGGATTAGAGGAAATTGCTTAAATAACACCATAAAGATAGCTCAGTTTTTCCGTAATATCTATATTTTTAAACAAGTAACTTATTTCAGAAAAAAAATAAAAGGAAGCATAAAGCCTCCTTTCCATCAATACAATGAGATTTAAAGATGTTGTAGTTTTTCCTTGTATATCTCTTTGCAGGTACAATAATACAATGAT
This sequence is a window from Bacteroidota bacterium. Protein-coding genes within it:
- a CDS encoding TonB-dependent receptor, which produces MRYVSLIIVLTVINVLTLNAQSNTYTLNGVVRDKSTGEDLIGVNISVKELPRSGVSTNSYGFYSISLKEGTYNFMFSYLGYKTVVKTIELNRDVKFNLNLELDSRTLSEVIVSSERQDENIMSTNVGVSKLSVRDIEVVPVLFGEKDIMKTLQLLPGIKPAGDGNAGFYVRGGSSDQNLILLDGAPVYNASHLMGFFSVFNSSAIKDVKLYKGAMPAEYGGRLASVMDVRMKDGNSNEYKFDGGIGLISSKFTAEGPLVKEKGSFIASARRTYADFFLKFSDKESQRNTRLYFYDLNLKANYRISDKDRVFVSGYFGRDVLGYSDLFGFDWGNSTATLRWNHIYSNKLFSNTSLIYSDYNYQIEISGDADLEISSRIRDLNFVQEFDYFLNDSNTLKFGANIIHHTFMPGDLESNSENVSDFFIDNKYSVESAVYISNIQKLTSKLIFSYGLRFTNFTQLGPGNIISWDKDGFPVNMKEYGKWEKVVGYNKLAPRFAATYVLDEKHSLKGSYNRSYQFLHMISNSNTSSPTDIWLPSSNNIKPAESDQFSLGYFRNFIDNTWEFSSEVYYKKIEGIIDYRTGAQTTFNEFVESELLYGNGRAYGIEFLLKKRTGKLTGWISYTLSRSEKLFEEIDNNTWFSAKQDRIHDFSIVASYSFSPRVVLSGTWVYFTGNAVTFPSGKYWVEGQLTPYYTERNGYRMPDYHRMDIGLTIKNKKYKYKVNTESGEREKLAKRFQSSWNFSIYNVYGRENAYTITFQESEENPGTTEAVQLALFKFVPSISYNLSF